A genome region from Streptomyces sp. SAI-135 includes the following:
- a CDS encoding AMP-binding protein, whose translation MAITQEDTLLTPELIERYTSAGYWSDTTLADVFRRNAQEFPDKVAYIDGRSEVTWGALWQISGEVASGLARRGVERGDVVAVQLPNRIEFVHVLAAVVRLGAVICQYPPDYRAREIEFILGFSEAHTVVMADRWRDFDYTAMIDGIRGDLPRLVNTVAVPMGDTPAELDGDRWITLDQLRADPDPHDLAPDRPSGANDVMRISFTSGTTGEPKAVIHTANTTLFTIQKEIEERGVNGDFTLLVLLPVGLNAGFFALLEAALAGCRIVLMEKFRPAALLDLVERYQVNSFIAAPTALIAILNEESLDSRDLSSLRVVETGGSSTPTEVLRAANERLGCPVVDLYGMLESGITACTSPDEPYQEWVGTVGRPYPWMQVRVLDSDDQDVPVGTEGEIVKSGPAITVGYYRNPAKNQESWTADGWFRSGDRGCFGVDGRLTISGRSKDMIIHGGANIWPRELEEVLTKHPDVVEVAVIGIHNDYFGENVCACLVPRPGTSPTMDDVISFMQNSVAKYKLPQHVELFESFPLGPTGKVLKRELAEEAERRRKAAAAASDAAAG comes from the coding sequence ATGGCCATCACTCAAGAGGACACGCTCCTCACCCCCGAGTTGATCGAGCGGTACACCAGCGCCGGATACTGGTCGGACACGACCCTCGCGGACGTCTTCAGGCGCAATGCGCAGGAGTTCCCGGACAAGGTCGCCTACATCGACGGGCGTTCCGAGGTCACGTGGGGTGCGCTGTGGCAGATCAGCGGCGAGGTGGCGTCCGGCCTGGCACGCCGCGGGGTCGAGCGCGGCGACGTCGTCGCGGTTCAGCTCCCGAACCGCATCGAGTTCGTCCATGTGCTGGCCGCCGTCGTCCGACTGGGTGCGGTGATCTGTCAGTATCCGCCGGACTATCGCGCGCGTGAGATCGAGTTCATCCTCGGCTTCTCCGAGGCGCATACCGTGGTGATGGCGGACCGGTGGCGGGACTTCGACTACACCGCCATGATCGACGGCATCCGGGGCGATCTCCCCCGCCTGGTCAACACCGTCGCCGTCCCCATGGGGGACACCCCGGCCGAGCTCGACGGCGACCGGTGGATCACGCTCGACCAGCTGCGCGCGGACCCGGACCCGCACGACCTCGCGCCGGACCGGCCCAGCGGCGCGAACGACGTCATGCGCATCTCCTTCACCTCCGGCACGACCGGGGAGCCCAAGGCGGTGATACACACCGCGAACACCACGTTGTTCACCATCCAGAAGGAGATCGAAGAGCGGGGCGTGAACGGTGACTTCACTCTTCTCGTGCTCTTGCCCGTCGGTCTGAACGCCGGCTTCTTCGCGCTGCTCGAAGCCGCTCTCGCGGGGTGCCGCATCGTCCTGATGGAGAAATTCCGTCCGGCGGCCCTGCTGGATCTGGTGGAGCGGTACCAGGTGAACAGCTTCATCGCCGCACCGACCGCGCTCATCGCCATTTTGAACGAGGAAAGCCTCGACAGCAGGGATCTCTCGTCCTTGAGGGTGGTTGAAACCGGCGGGTCGTCGACGCCCACGGAGGTGCTCCGGGCGGCGAACGAGCGGCTCGGGTGCCCGGTGGTCGACCTGTACGGCATGCTCGAATCCGGCATTACCGCGTGCACCTCGCCGGACGAGCCGTATCAGGAATGGGTCGGCACGGTGGGCCGGCCGTATCCCTGGATGCAGGTGCGCGTCCTTGACTCGGACGACCAGGACGTGCCCGTCGGCACCGAGGGAGAGATCGTCAAGAGCGGTCCCGCGATCACGGTGGGCTATTACCGCAACCCGGCCAAGAACCAGGAGAGCTGGACCGCGGACGGATGGTTCCGGTCCGGGGACCGCGGCTGCTTCGGCGTCGACGGCAGGCTCACCATCTCGGGCCGGTCCAAGGACATGATCATCCACGGCGGCGCCAACATCTGGCCCCGCGAGCTGGAGGAAGTGCTGACCAAGCACCCGGACGTCGTCGAGGTCGCGGTGATCGGCATCCACAACGACTACTTCGGCGAGAACGTGTGCGCCTGCCTCGTGCCGCGCCCCGGTACCAGTCCCACGATGGATGACGTCATCTCGTTCATGCAGAACTCCGTCGCCAAGTACAAACTGCCCCAGCACGTCGAGCTGTTCGAGTCCTTCCCGCTCGGTCCGACAGGCAAGGTGCTCAAGCGTGAGCTCGCCGAAGAGGCCGAAAGGCGCCGTAAGGCGGCCGCCGCCGCGTCCGACGCCGCGGCGGGATGA
- the xdhC gene encoding xanthine dehydrogenase accessory protein XdhC — protein sequence MAWVAAVARLRARREPGVLVTVATVRGHAPRDAGAKLVVGQSQTWGSIGGGNVEAVAIDRARELMAASTPEPDLIDFALNDKVVNRHGVQCCGGTVAILLEPLPVVQAVAIFGLGHVGLELARILARHDLDLYLIDTRSDMLAVERLGALADAVAQVHVRHTPLLPEEVLVDLPRGAHVLIMTHDHAEDAALCDAALRTPHLGSIGLIGSAAKWARFRKRLSTEGGHEEAVIDRIKTPIGIADIAGKEPATIAVSVAADLLRAFSRERA from the coding sequence ATGGCGTGGGTCGCCGCGGTCGCCCGGCTGCGAGCACGCCGGGAACCCGGCGTGCTCGTGACCGTGGCGACTGTGCGCGGACACGCTCCCCGCGACGCCGGCGCGAAGCTCGTGGTGGGGCAGAGCCAGACCTGGGGCTCCATAGGCGGGGGCAACGTCGAAGCCGTCGCCATCGACCGGGCCCGAGAACTGATGGCTGCGTCCACACCGGAACCTGATCTGATCGACTTCGCCCTGAACGACAAGGTGGTGAACCGCCATGGCGTGCAGTGCTGCGGCGGCACGGTCGCGATCCTCCTGGAACCATTGCCGGTCGTGCAGGCAGTAGCCATCTTCGGGCTCGGCCATGTCGGCCTGGAACTGGCGCGCATCTTGGCACGCCACGATCTCGACCTCTACCTGATCGACACCCGCTCCGACATGCTCGCCGTCGAGCGGCTCGGCGCGCTGGCGGACGCGGTGGCGCAAGTCCATGTGCGGCACACGCCGTTGCTGCCCGAGGAAGTGCTCGTGGACCTGCCGCGCGGTGCCCACGTGCTGATCATGACTCATGATCATGCAGAGGATGCGGCGCTGTGCGATGCCGCGCTGCGCACTCCGCATCTCGGATCCATCGGACTGATCGGGTCAGCGGCCAAGTGGGCGCGCTTCCGCAAGCGCTTGTCCACAGAGGGCGGTCATGAGGAGGCGGTGATCGACCGCATCAAGACCCCGATCGGCATAGCTGACATCGCGGGCAAGGAACCGGCGACCATTGCCGTGAGCGTGGCGGCTGACCTGCTGCGCGCGTTCAGTCGGGAAAGGGCCTGA
- a CDS encoding SDR family oxidoreductase produces MDLQLTGKVAIVGGGSEGLGYAIADRLLQEGASVTIFARREEKTAAAAKRLAEQHGDARIFALAADCSDATDLDRVTAETAERFGPAVHVLVTNDGGPPIRPIAQLTDDVWMTALQRHFFYVVRSVRATLPYMTSDGGSILNVVSGVTQRPAAGMAAPVAVWSAVIGYAQTLALEIAQHDINVNTLLTGYFDTPLMNKTFARQPGLSKDTLGQTVPLGRIGEPREFADLVSALVSPNMRFVTGTVVPVDGGSSVGTGFGSPTTPAGKATA; encoded by the coding sequence ATGGATCTTCAACTGACCGGGAAGGTCGCCATCGTCGGCGGCGGCAGCGAAGGCCTCGGCTACGCGATCGCCGATCGCCTGTTGCAGGAAGGCGCCTCGGTGACGATCTTCGCGAGGCGCGAGGAGAAGACGGCCGCCGCCGCCAAGCGGCTCGCCGAACAGCACGGCGACGCACGGATCTTCGCCCTGGCCGCCGACTGCTCGGACGCCACCGACCTCGACCGGGTCACGGCCGAGACCGCCGAGCGGTTCGGGCCGGCCGTGCACGTGCTGGTCACCAACGACGGGGGCCCGCCGATCCGCCCCATCGCACAGCTCACCGACGACGTGTGGATGACGGCCCTGCAACGGCACTTCTTCTACGTCGTCAGGTCGGTGCGGGCCACCCTTCCGTACATGACGAGCGACGGCGGAAGCATCCTCAACGTCGTGTCCGGCGTGACCCAGCGTCCGGCGGCGGGCATGGCCGCCCCCGTGGCCGTGTGGTCAGCAGTGATCGGCTACGCACAGACGCTGGCGCTCGAGATCGCGCAGCACGACATCAACGTCAACACACTATTGACCGGTTATTTCGACACCCCACTGATGAACAAGACGTTCGCCCGGCAGCCGGGGCTGTCCAAGGACACCCTGGGGCAGACGGTCCCGCTGGGCCGTATCGGCGAACCGCGTGAATTCGCCGACCTGGTGAGTGCGCTCGTCTCACCCAACATGCGGTTCGTGACCGGCACGGTCGTCCCGGTCGACGGCGGATCCAGCGTCGGAACCGGCTTCGGCTCGCCGACCACGCCGGCAGGCAAGGCCACAGCCTGA
- a CDS encoding MFS transporter, whose protein sequence is MATICGIASYVDASTIVTTGIALVLYQQSIGVTPNQIGILSGVLTLGIGLGALLGGRLGDRFGRRNVFTVTMALIVIGIAFLVFATSFYLLLAGIVLAGFGTGADLPVSLATISEAATDKNRGAMIGLSAVLWSVGVLVSVTLAIFAGGWGHLGGQVLFGQIGVVTFIVLICRIGIPESQMWSEAREERLGGAHTIRADKARARDLLKAPYFVPFAVLLVFYALTNVASNTNGQFGTYLAVNVAHISVQMNSLIGFLTLPIYIVLGLVFMRIVDRKNRMLYFTVGSVSLILAYMVPAAFGFTITTIIIMNVLSAIGGAFAFEGILKVWAQESFPTLLRSSAQGAIFAIGRTAAAGLAFFTPAIAAASFQGLYWGLTIIVAIGLTAAWVTFRRVERTQFTIEQELEPEIESPRDVPGTAVLQE, encoded by the coding sequence GTGGCAACGATCTGTGGAATAGCGTCGTATGTCGATGCCTCGACCATCGTCACCACCGGAATTGCCCTCGTACTCTACCAGCAGTCGATCGGTGTCACTCCGAATCAGATCGGCATCCTGTCCGGCGTGCTGACTCTGGGCATCGGGTTGGGCGCACTGCTCGGCGGACGCCTCGGCGATCGATTCGGCCGGCGAAACGTATTCACAGTGACCATGGCGCTGATCGTCATTGGGATTGCTTTCCTGGTTTTCGCCACGAGCTTCTATCTGCTGCTGGCGGGTATCGTGCTTGCCGGATTCGGCACCGGAGCCGATCTTCCGGTGTCGCTGGCGACAATTTCGGAAGCGGCCACCGACAAGAACCGCGGTGCGATGATCGGGCTCTCTGCCGTACTCTGGAGCGTCGGTGTGCTGGTGTCGGTGACGCTCGCCATCTTCGCGGGCGGCTGGGGTCACCTCGGCGGGCAGGTCCTCTTCGGTCAGATCGGGGTCGTCACCTTCATCGTGCTGATCTGCCGCATCGGCATTCCGGAGTCGCAGATGTGGTCGGAGGCGCGGGAAGAAAGACTCGGCGGGGCCCACACCATCCGTGCGGACAAGGCCCGCGCGCGGGACCTGCTCAAGGCTCCCTACTTTGTCCCCTTCGCGGTGCTGCTCGTCTTCTACGCCCTGACCAATGTGGCGTCCAACACCAACGGACAGTTCGGGACCTATCTCGCGGTCAATGTCGCGCACATTTCTGTCCAGATGAACTCGCTCATCGGCTTCCTGACCTTGCCCATCTACATCGTGCTCGGTCTCGTCTTCATGCGCATTGTCGACCGCAAGAACCGCATGCTCTATTTCACGGTCGGCAGCGTGTCGCTCATTCTCGCGTATATGGTACCGGCGGCATTCGGCTTCACCATCACGACAATCATCATCATGAATGTACTGTCGGCGATCGGTGGCGCTTTCGCGTTCGAGGGAATCCTGAAGGTTTGGGCCCAGGAGTCGTTCCCGACCCTGCTGCGCTCGAGCGCGCAGGGGGCGATCTTCGCCATCGGACGAACGGCCGCTGCTGGTCTGGCGTTCTTTACGCCGGCGATCGCCGCAGCCAGCTTTCAGGGCCTCTATTGGGGACTGACGATCATTGTCGCGATCGGTCTCACCGCGGCATGGGTCACGTTTCGGCGGGTTGAGCGTACCCAGTTCACCATCGAGCAGGAACTGGAGCCGGAGATCGAGTCACCGCGCGATGTACCCGGAACCGCTGTGCTTCAAGAATGA
- a CDS encoding amidohydrolase family protein: MKFVSEEEQAAQFRRANARVMLDFAYTYKMDVGAVREQHDYAFEFARNQPDVVLGNWIGIDPSKPEHVKEFERCLSDGPGLVGLSLHPFSPDAGLPDEPAWEKVLNLCVEAKRPVLMLVGMTGLGAGTRGGMGITLDSYHPRYVDRVAARYPDLNVIAARVAWPWQSEMIAVALHKANVFMELHGWSPRYYPDELKREIGKRLRKRVFFGADYPMLSHGHLADEWRELGFAPDVLDDVFHRNAEAFLASIGVD, encoded by the coding sequence ATGAAATTCGTCAGCGAAGAAGAGCAGGCGGCACAGTTCCGCCGAGCGAACGCCCGGGTGATGCTCGACTTCGCGTACACCTACAAGATGGACGTCGGCGCGGTACGCGAGCAGCATGACTACGCCTTCGAATTCGCCCGCAACCAGCCCGACGTCGTCCTCGGCAACTGGATCGGCATCGACCCGTCGAAGCCGGAGCACGTCAAGGAGTTCGAGCGCTGTCTCAGTGACGGGCCGGGGCTGGTCGGACTCTCGCTGCACCCGTTCTCCCCCGACGCCGGCCTGCCTGACGAGCCGGCGTGGGAGAAGGTGCTGAACCTGTGCGTCGAAGCCAAGCGTCCGGTCCTGATGCTCGTGGGGATGACCGGACTCGGCGCCGGCACACGCGGCGGCATGGGCATCACCCTGGATTCCTACCATCCGCGTTATGTCGACCGCGTCGCGGCCAGGTATCCCGACCTGAACGTGATCGCGGCCCGGGTGGCCTGGCCGTGGCAGTCGGAGATGATCGCCGTCGCCCTGCACAAGGCGAACGTCTTCATGGAACTGCACGGCTGGTCCCCGCGCTACTACCCCGACGAACTCAAGCGTGAGATCGGCAAGCGGCTGCGCAAGAGAGTGTTCTTCGGAGCTGACTACCCGATGCTCAGCCACGGGCACCTCGCGGACGAATGGCGTGAGCTGGGCTTCGCACCGGACGTCCTCGACGACGTCTTCCACCGCAACGCCGAAGCGTTCCTCGCCTCGATCGGAGTCGACTGA
- a CDS encoding FAD binding domain-containing protein: MVNTQITVNGRVAPIAPAAAHATVLDFLRERGLTGTKEGCAEGECGACSVLVARPGVVKPTDWVAVNACLVPVAALDGQEVVTAEGLAAVDESGAATVLHPVQEEMAVRGGSQCGYCTPGFICSMAAEYYRPDRCPRPGDDSAESADAEHGPNGFDLHSLSGNLCRCTGYRPIRDAAFAVGMPAATDPLAQRREQPAPVSVATEYTQDDRVFLRRRTLAETLQVLRDRPDTLVVAGCTDWGVEVNIKSRRASCVIAVDRLPELRELHVDADYVEIGAALTLTEIERHLDGEVPLLTQLFPQFASRLIRNGATLGGNLGTGSPIGDSPPALLALEASLVLADPTGERVVPLADYFTGYRQTVRRQGELIRAVRIPRPLSPVVAFHKIAKRRFDDISSVAVAFALDVEGGIIRKARIGLGGVAATPVRAVRTEAALEGQDWTEETVRSVATVLSAEGTPMDDHRASAGYRSAMLGQSLLKLYAQTTEAVRS, encoded by the coding sequence ATGGTGAACACCCAGATCACCGTCAATGGGCGAGTAGCCCCGATCGCACCTGCCGCAGCCCACGCGACGGTGCTTGACTTCCTGCGGGAGCGAGGCCTGACCGGAACGAAGGAGGGCTGCGCCGAGGGGGAGTGTGGCGCCTGTTCGGTCCTGGTGGCCCGCCCCGGAGTGGTGAAGCCGACCGACTGGGTGGCTGTCAACGCATGCCTGGTCCCAGTCGCGGCGCTGGATGGCCAGGAAGTTGTCACGGCTGAGGGCCTCGCTGCAGTCGACGAGAGCGGCGCGGCTACCGTCCTGCACCCGGTGCAGGAAGAAATGGCCGTCCGAGGCGGCTCCCAGTGCGGCTACTGCACACCGGGATTCATCTGCAGCATGGCGGCCGAGTACTACCGGCCCGACCGGTGCCCGCGCCCAGGGGACGACTCAGCAGAGAGCGCCGATGCCGAGCACGGGCCCAACGGCTTCGATCTCCACTCACTCAGCGGGAATCTCTGCCGCTGCACCGGATACCGGCCGATCCGCGATGCCGCGTTCGCCGTTGGCATGCCGGCCGCTACAGATCCGCTCGCGCAGCGCCGCGAGCAGCCCGCGCCCGTGTCCGTCGCCACTGAGTACACCCAAGACGACCGTGTCTTCCTTCGCAGACGAACCCTGGCAGAGACCTTGCAGGTGTTGCGAGACCGGCCCGACACTCTTGTCGTCGCTGGCTGCACCGACTGGGGCGTCGAGGTCAACATCAAGTCCCGCAGAGCGAGTTGTGTGATCGCCGTCGACCGCTTGCCTGAACTGCGCGAGCTGCATGTCGACGCGGACTACGTCGAGATCGGCGCGGCGCTCACCCTCACGGAGATCGAGCGACACCTGGACGGCGAAGTCCCGCTGCTGACACAGCTGTTCCCGCAGTTCGCCTCCCGGCTGATCCGCAACGGCGCCACGCTCGGCGGGAATCTCGGTACGGGGTCGCCCATCGGCGACAGCCCGCCGGCGCTGCTGGCGCTGGAGGCGTCACTGGTTCTTGCCGATCCGACCGGCGAGCGAGTGGTCCCGCTCGCGGACTACTTCACCGGCTATCGGCAGACGGTGCGCCGTCAGGGCGAGCTGATCCGTGCGGTACGCATCCCGCGGCCGCTCTCGCCCGTCGTGGCCTTCCACAAGATCGCCAAGCGGCGCTTCGACGACATTTCCAGCGTGGCGGTCGCTTTCGCGCTCGACGTTGAGGGCGGGATTATTCGCAAGGCACGGATCGGGCTGGGCGGAGTGGCCGCCACCCCGGTCCGAGCGGTGCGCACCGAGGCGGCGCTGGAGGGCCAGGACTGGACAGAGGAAACCGTACGAAGCGTGGCTACCGTGCTGAGTGCAGAGGGAACACCGATGGACGACCATCGTGCCAGCGCCGGCTACCGCTCGGCCATGCTCGGCCAGAGCCTGCTCAAGCTGTACGCGCAGACCACCGAGGCGGTGAGGTCGTGA
- a CDS encoding LacI family DNA-binding transcriptional regulator, with translation MGKSPRVKDVAERAGVSVTTVSNVLNTPGRVASATRDRVEAAMAELGFVRNESARHLRAGRSRTVAFVASDAANPFFAQIASGVEDVVEQEDLSLFICNSRQELGRQSAYLSRLEQQRVLGVLITPVAEDNLIDALPARGTPVVVLDDSSSGNLHCSVSVDDRLGGKLAAEHLAKLGHIRVAFVGPPGFRQVSERREGFETALSTLGDVNPSITHVVTDGLTVANGRSAAKYIADLPKSERPTAAFCANDLLAIGLIRGCTDVNLSVPGDLAVVGYDDIEFAETARVPLTSIAGPSRELGRAAARLLLDESANPEHHHQRVKFTPHLVIRSSSC, from the coding sequence GTGGGGAAGTCGCCACGCGTCAAGGATGTTGCCGAGCGTGCCGGGGTCTCCGTGACTACCGTTTCCAACGTCCTGAACACACCTGGACGAGTCGCGTCGGCAACGCGAGATCGCGTCGAAGCCGCCATGGCAGAGCTGGGCTTCGTGCGGAACGAATCCGCACGGCACCTGCGTGCCGGCAGGAGCCGCACCGTGGCTTTCGTTGCGTCCGACGCGGCGAACCCCTTCTTCGCGCAGATCGCCTCCGGCGTGGAAGACGTCGTGGAGCAGGAGGACCTCTCACTGTTCATCTGCAACAGCCGACAGGAACTGGGTCGCCAATCCGCGTACTTGAGCCGGCTGGAACAGCAACGCGTACTCGGAGTTCTCATCACGCCGGTCGCCGAGGACAATCTGATTGACGCCCTGCCCGCACGTGGCACACCCGTCGTGGTGCTCGATGACAGCTCTTCAGGGAACTTGCACTGCTCCGTTTCCGTCGACGACCGCCTAGGGGGCAAGCTCGCCGCGGAGCACCTGGCGAAACTCGGTCACATTCGCGTTGCGTTCGTCGGCCCGCCGGGCTTCCGGCAGGTGAGCGAGCGTCGAGAAGGATTCGAAACAGCCCTGTCGACGCTTGGCGATGTCAACCCGTCGATCACCCATGTGGTGACCGACGGCCTCACCGTGGCCAACGGTCGATCAGCGGCGAAGTACATCGCCGACCTCCCGAAATCGGAGCGCCCCACCGCGGCATTCTGCGCCAACGACCTCCTGGCCATCGGGCTCATCCGAGGTTGCACCGACGTCAATTTGTCGGTGCCCGGCGACCTGGCTGTCGTGGGATACGACGACATCGAGTTCGCGGAAACGGCCAGGGTTCCGCTCACCTCGATCGCGGGGCCCAGCCGTGAGCTCGGCCGCGCCGCCGCGCGTCTGCTTCTGGACGAGTCGGCGAACCCGGAACATCATCATCAGCGCGTCAAGTTCACGCCTCACCTGGTCATTCGCTCGTCCTCCTGCTAG
- the xdhB gene encoding xanthine dehydrogenase molybdopterin binding subunit, with product MSQLSHRPEKPVVGLPLPHESASLHVTGGALYTDDLVQRTKDVLHAYPVQVAQAHGRITALRTGPALKVPGVVRVLTAADVPGVNDAGMKHDEPLFPEEVMFYGHAVAWVLGESLEAARLGAAAVEVELDELPSLITLQDAMAAGSYHGATPLMVHGDIESGFTDAVHVLTGEFQFSGQEHFYLETHAALAQIDESGQVFIQSSTQHPSETQEIVAHVLGVASHEVTVQCLRMGGGFGGKEMQPHGFAAIAALGAKLTGRPVRFRLNRTQDLTMSGKRHGFHSTWKVGFDADGRIQALDATLTADGGWSLDLSEPVLARALCHIDNTYWIPNARVAGRIAKTNTVSNTAFRGFGGPQGMLVIEDILGRAAPQLGLDPMELRERNFYRPGQGQTTPYGQPVPQAERISAVWQQVQNAADVAVRQREIAAFNATHPNTKRALALTGIKFGISFNLTAFNQGGALVLIYKDGSVLINHGGTEMGQGLHTKMLQVAATTLGIPLQRVRLAPTRTDKVPNTSATAASSGADLNGGAIKHACDQLRERLSQVAATQLGAPASDVRITDGIARALGVDGELDWDTLVRTAYFQRVQLSAAGFYRTEGLHWDAQSFRGSPFKYFAHGAAATEVEVDGFTGAYRTRRVDIVHDVGDSLSPMIDIGQIEGGFVQGAGWLTLEDLRWDVSDGPHRGRLLTQAASTYKLPSFSEMPEEFNVTLLENATEEGVVYGSKAVGEPPLMLAFSVREALRQAAAAFGPSGVSVELSSPATPEAVYWAIETARRADTAHNGAAAGRQAASRGSRADTEELSSA from the coding sequence GTGAGCCAACTGTCCCACCGTCCCGAGAAGCCTGTGGTAGGCCTTCCTTTGCCGCATGAGAGCGCCAGCTTGCATGTCACCGGCGGCGCGCTCTACACCGATGACCTGGTGCAGCGCACCAAGGACGTGCTGCACGCCTATCCGGTCCAGGTGGCGCAGGCACACGGCCGGATCACTGCCCTGCGCACGGGGCCGGCGCTGAAGGTGCCTGGCGTGGTGCGCGTGCTCACGGCAGCCGACGTGCCCGGTGTCAACGACGCCGGCATGAAGCATGACGAACCCCTCTTCCCTGAAGAGGTCATGTTCTACGGTCATGCCGTGGCCTGGGTGCTCGGCGAATCGTTGGAGGCGGCCCGATTGGGCGCGGCAGCCGTCGAGGTGGAACTCGATGAGCTGCCATCCTTGATCACGTTGCAGGATGCGATGGCCGCGGGCAGCTACCACGGCGCCACGCCCTTGATGGTGCACGGTGATATCGAGTCAGGCTTCACCGACGCCGTGCATGTCCTCACCGGCGAGTTCCAGTTTTCCGGGCAGGAGCACTTCTACCTTGAGACGCACGCGGCGCTGGCTCAGATCGATGAGAGCGGCCAGGTGTTCATTCAGAGCAGCACCCAGCACCCGTCGGAGACCCAGGAGATCGTCGCGCACGTGCTCGGCGTGGCCAGCCACGAGGTGACCGTGCAGTGCCTGCGGATGGGTGGTGGCTTCGGCGGCAAGGAGATGCAGCCGCACGGCTTCGCTGCCATCGCCGCGCTCGGCGCCAAGCTGACCGGCCGCCCGGTCCGGTTCCGGCTCAACCGGACCCAGGACCTCACCATGTCCGGCAAGCGCCACGGATTCCACTCGACGTGGAAGGTCGGCTTCGACGCGGACGGCCGTATCCAGGCTCTGGACGCCACCTTGACCGCGGACGGCGGCTGGAGCCTGGATCTGTCCGAGCCGGTCCTTGCCCGCGCCCTGTGTCACATCGACAACACCTACTGGATCCCCAACGCCCGAGTGGCCGGCCGCATCGCCAAAACGAACACCGTCTCCAACACCGCCTTCCGCGGTTTCGGTGGCCCGCAGGGAATGCTGGTCATCGAGGACATCCTGGGCCGTGCGGCACCGCAGCTCGGCCTCGATCCCATGGAGCTGAGGGAGCGCAACTTCTACCGGCCTGGTCAAGGGCAGACGACTCCGTACGGACAGCCCGTCCCGCAGGCCGAACGTATCTCCGCCGTGTGGCAGCAGGTGCAGAACGCGGCCGATGTCGCCGTCCGGCAGCGCGAGATCGCTGCCTTCAACGCCACGCACCCGAACACCAAGCGTGCGCTTGCGCTCACTGGCATCAAGTTCGGTATCTCGTTCAACCTCACCGCCTTCAACCAGGGCGGCGCGCTGGTGCTGATCTACAAGGACGGTTCCGTTCTGATCAATCACGGCGGCACCGAGATGGGACAGGGCCTGCACACCAAGATGCTGCAGGTCGCCGCGACGACGCTGGGCATCCCGCTCCAGCGGGTCCGACTGGCCCCGACCCGCACCGACAAGGTCCCCAACACCTCGGCCACCGCAGCGAGTTCCGGCGCGGACCTCAACGGTGGGGCCATCAAGCATGCCTGCGATCAGCTGCGCGAGCGGCTGTCGCAGGTGGCTGCCACACAGCTTGGAGCGCCCGCCTCCGACGTGCGCATCACCGACGGCATCGCGCGAGCGCTGGGCGTCGACGGGGAGCTGGACTGGGACACCCTGGTACGCACCGCCTATTTCCAGCGAGTGCAGCTGTCGGCGGCAGGTTTCTATCGAACCGAGGGGCTGCACTGGGACGCGCAGTCCTTCCGGGGGTCGCCCTTCAAGTACTTCGCCCATGGTGCTGCCGCGACGGAAGTCGAGGTGGACGGCTTCACCGGCGCCTACCGGACCCGCCGAGTGGATATCGTGCACGACGTCGGCGACAGCCTGTCACCCATGATCGACATCGGTCAGATCGAGGGCGGCTTCGTGCAGGGGGCGGGCTGGCTGACCCTGGAGGACCTGCGCTGGGACGTCAGCGACGGTCCGCACCGGGGGCGGCTGCTGACGCAGGCCGCGAGCACCTACAAGCTGCCGAGCTTCTCGGAGATGCCCGAGGAATTCAACGTGACCCTCTTGGAGAACGCCACCGAAGAGGGGGTTGTCTACGGGTCCAAGGCGGTAGGGGAGCCTCCGCTGATGCTGGCTTTCTCGGTGCGCGAGGCCTTGCGGCAGGCCGCCGCCGCGTTCGGGCCGAGCGGCGTCAGCGTCGAACTGTCCTCGCCGGCGACGCCGGAAGCTGTGTACTGGGCGATCGAGACGGCACGCCGGGCCGATACGGCTCACAACGGGGCGGCCGCCGGTCGGCAGGCAGCCAGTCGAGGATCACGAGCGGACACGGAAGAGCTGAGCAGTGCCTGA